A stretch of Petrotoga mexicana DSM 14811 DNA encodes these proteins:
- a CDS encoding sulfite exporter TauE/SafE family protein, whose translation METLWFFIIVGFLAQVVDGALGMAYGTISNALLLTVGVPPAISSASVHFAEIFTTSISGFSHLKLGNVDNSLFKKLLIPGVIGGVLGAYILTNIDGDKIKPFIGIYLLIMGIRILYKVTTMHKHSEEKITRRRHYSILGLLGGFFDAIGGGGWGPIVTSTLVSDGKNPRKTIGSVNAAEFFVTISEVVAFFALLSQFNWSVIIGLIIGGSLAAPIAALITKKIPAKVLMISLGCIITFLSIRMIVF comes from the coding sequence ATGGAAACTTTATGGTTTTTTATAATAGTTGGATTCCTTGCCCAGGTCGTAGATGGGGCTTTGGGAATGGCTTATGGTACTATTTCAAATGCTTTATTGTTAACTGTTGGCGTACCTCCTGCTATCTCAAGTGCCTCAGTTCATTTTGCTGAGATTTTCACAACATCTATATCAGGATTTTCTCATCTAAAACTTGGTAACGTTGATAATAGCCTTTTCAAAAAACTTTTGATACCTGGTGTAATCGGGGGAGTTTTGGGGGCTTATATTTTGACAAATATAGACGGAGACAAAATCAAACCGTTCATTGGTATCTATTTATTGATTATGGGGATAAGAATATTGTACAAAGTTACCACCATGCATAAACATTCAGAAGAGAAGATTACAAGAAGGAGGCATTACTCTATCTTAGGTCTTTTAGGAGGCTTTTTCGATGCCATTGGAGGTGGAGGATGGGGGCCTATCGTTACATCAACGTTAGTTTCTGATGGAAAGAATCCGAGAAAGACTATAGGTTCAGTGAATGCTGCTGAGTTTTTTGTTACTATTTCTGAAGTTGTAGCATTCTTTGCCTTGCTATCACAATTCAATTGGAGCGTTATTATTGGATTAATTATTGGGGGAAGTTTGGCAGCTCCAATCGCCGCTTTGATAACCAAGAAAATTCCTGCTAAAGTGTTGATGATTTCTCTTGGTTGTATCATTACTTTTTTAAGCATTAGAATGATCGTATTTTAA
- a CDS encoding NAD/NADP-dependent octopine/nopaline dehydrogenase family protein, whose translation MVKIAVVGAGNGGQALAGYLAMKGFDVSLFNRSKRRISPIIDSHSIRIEGQVVGEYHISFATTNMEEAIKGRKLIMVVVPAFAHKEIAKRMAPYLEDGQIIVLNPGRTGGALEFNNVLKEENVKKDVILAEAQTFIFASRMSNPGVAKVFRIKNAVPVSALPATRNAELEEVLCTAIPEFEIVKNVIYTSFNNIGVVFHPATLILNAARVETTAGKFEFYFEGISQSVAKVLEKIDEERCKVMKLFNADPMTAKDWLNYAYDVRGNSLYEAIRNNVGYRGIYAPPTLDNRYILEDLPMSLVPISSFGEEYGVKTPVIDSIINLANIMMGKNFWKEGRTVKDLGLEGMSIEDIIRLVEEGE comes from the coding sequence ATGGTTAAGATAGCGGTGGTTGGAGCGGGTAATGGAGGCCAGGCATTAGCTGGATATTTAGCCATGAAAGGGTTCGATGTATCTCTCTTTAATAGGTCAAAAAGGAGAATATCTCCCATCATAGACTCACATTCAATAAGAATAGAAGGTCAAGTAGTAGGTGAATATCATATATCTTTTGCCACAACAAATATGGAAGAAGCAATAAAGGGAAGAAAGTTAATTATGGTAGTTGTTCCTGCCTTCGCACATAAAGAGATAGCAAAGAGGATGGCCCCTTATTTAGAAGATGGCCAAATAATAGTGTTAAATCCCGGTAGAACAGGTGGTGCCTTAGAATTCAACAATGTATTGAAAGAAGAAAACGTAAAAAAAGACGTCATACTTGCCGAAGCTCAAACTTTCATTTTTGCCTCAAGAATGTCCAATCCTGGAGTAGCTAAAGTGTTTAGGATAAAAAACGCCGTTCCTGTTTCTGCACTACCCGCTACCAGAAATGCTGAATTAGAAGAAGTATTGTGTACTGCCATACCTGAGTTTGAAATAGTTAAGAATGTAATTTACACCAGTTTTAACAATATTGGAGTTGTTTTTCACCCTGCTACATTAATATTGAATGCAGCAAGGGTTGAAACAACAGCAGGAAAGTTTGAATTCTACTTCGAAGGGATCTCCCAATCCGTAGCAAAGGTTTTAGAAAAAATAGATGAGGAAAGATGTAAGGTTATGAAGCTTTTCAACGCCGATCCCATGACCGCGAAGGATTGGCTAAACTATGCATACGATGTAAGAGGTAACTCTTTATACGAAGCTATTAGAAACAATGTTGGTTATAGAGGCATATATGCACCGCCAACGTTGGATAACAGGTATATTCTTGAAGATCTTCCAATGAGTCTTGTACCTATCTCATCTTTTGGAGAAGAATATGGTGTGAAGACCCCTGTAATTGATTCTATCATAAATCTTGCCAATATAATGATGGGAAAAAATTTTTGGAAAGAGGGTAGAACCGTAAAAGATTTGGGTTTAGAAGGAATGAGCATAGAAGACATAATAAGACTTGTTGAGGAGGGAGAATGA
- a CDS encoding cobalamin-dependent protein (Presence of a B(12) (cobalamin)-binding domain implies dependence on cobalamin itself, in one of its several forms, or in some unusual lineages, dependence on a cobalamin-like analog.), which produces MKKILGASMGSDVHTAGLLNFLELARNEGYEVIYLGGAVPIEKIIKKIDEETPDVVSISYRLGADAFENLIKEFIEKAKKLKNYENIDFIFGGTVETSQVARKYDFFKKIFDGSEEEEDVVLFLRGQIKYKEEKNFPSTLAERIAFKSPYPLIRHHIGLQTIEETIEEIKKLAESELLDIISLAPDQNCQQYFFEQEKMDPNQDGAGGAPIRNEKDFVAMYEASRRGNYPLVRCYSGTNHMVEFSQVLKRTINNVWAAIPIFWYSELDRRSERNLLDAIKENMEGIKWNARNNIPVEINDAHQWELRYAHDSLAVATTYLAAYVAKKLGVRWYVQQYMMNTPPKLSPKMDIAKSLAKLELVETLKDETFTPYRMIRTGLLSFPADPNSAMGQLVSSMFYSSYLQPHIIHVVAYCEAMKRATSKEIIESVKMVKRANSLASRGLPDFASDPEIKERVNLLKEEAMVIIEKIKSLSPQKEDPLTDPETLYLAVKKGILDAVGLQGNSVAKGQIKSAVINGAYEAVNENGEVLREAERNRGIK; this is translated from the coding sequence ATGAAAAAGATCCTTGGTGCTTCTATGGGAAGTGACGTACATACAGCAGGTCTTTTAAACTTTTTGGAATTAGCTCGAAATGAAGGGTATGAGGTTATTTACTTAGGTGGAGCGGTTCCAATCGAGAAAATTATTAAAAAGATAGACGAAGAAACCCCAGATGTTGTTTCAATAAGTTATCGTTTGGGAGCTGATGCCTTCGAAAATCTTATAAAAGAATTTATAGAAAAGGCTAAAAAATTAAAAAATTATGAAAACATTGACTTTATCTTTGGAGGAACTGTTGAAACCTCACAGGTTGCAAGAAAATACGATTTCTTTAAAAAGATCTTTGATGGTTCAGAGGAAGAAGAAGATGTAGTTTTGTTTTTAAGAGGTCAAATTAAATATAAAGAAGAGAAAAATTTTCCCTCAACCTTAGCCGAAAGGATCGCCTTTAAATCCCCATATCCGCTAATTAGGCACCATATTGGGCTTCAAACAATTGAGGAAACCATCGAGGAGATCAAAAAACTCGCAGAATCTGAACTCTTGGATATCATCTCTTTGGCACCTGATCAAAACTGTCAACAATACTTTTTTGAGCAAGAAAAGATGGACCCCAACCAGGACGGAGCAGGAGGAGCTCCCATTAGAAATGAAAAAGACTTTGTTGCCATGTATGAAGCCAGTCGAAGAGGCAATTATCCTTTAGTAAGATGCTACTCTGGAACCAACCACATGGTCGAATTTTCCCAAGTTTTAAAAAGAACTATCAACAACGTATGGGCAGCGATACCCATATTTTGGTATTCTGAACTTGATAGAAGGTCTGAAAGGAACTTATTAGATGCGATAAAAGAAAATATGGAAGGAATAAAGTGGAATGCCAGGAACAACATCCCTGTAGAAATTAACGACGCCCACCAATGGGAACTAAGGTATGCGCACGACAGTTTAGCTGTTGCAACTACTTATTTAGCTGCTTATGTAGCGAAAAAACTTGGTGTAAGATGGTATGTTCAACAATATATGATGAACACTCCTCCAAAGTTATCTCCAAAGATGGATATAGCTAAGTCTTTAGCAAAATTAGAATTGGTGGAAACACTAAAGGATGAAACCTTTACACCTTACAGGATGATAAGAACTGGACTTCTTTCTTTTCCAGCCGACCCCAACAGCGCAATGGGTCAACTTGTTTCTTCCATGTTTTATTCATCTTACTTACAACCACATATAATCCACGTGGTGGCGTACTGTGAAGCAATGAAAAGGGCAACTTCAAAAGAAATAATAGAAAGTGTGAAGATGGTAAAAAGGGCAAACTCTTTAGCATCTCGTGGCTTACCTGATTTTGCCAGCGATCCTGAAATCAAAGAAAGGGTAAATTTATTGAAAGAAGAAGCCATGGTTATAATAGAAAAAATTAAAAGTCTCTCCCCTCAAAAAGAGGATCCTTTAACTGATCCTGAAACTCTTTATTTAGCGGTAAAAAAAGGGATTTTAGATGCAGTTGGGTTACAAGGCAACTCTGTTGCCAAAGGGCAAATAAAATCTGCTGTAATTAATGGAGCTTACGAAGCTGTGAATGAAAACGGTGAAGTGCTAAGAGAAGCTGAAAGAAACCGTGGAATAAAGTAA
- a CDS encoding type I restriction endonuclease, with product MDSIKINALIRCIEDLRMKLNKYRKIGLKEYPTRTIFVDPLLQALGWDIRDPDEVELEYPTIDGKSVDYAAKINRKPVLFIEAKALNDSLTDVKAITQVVGYAANGGVEWCILTNGINYKVYHSTEKAEAPNKLLFEISLDPKETEGMSIQQVAEQFARFSRNSMAKGLLDEIGEQIFTTGKIRKALDKLFMDPPNTLIKLIRSTLEDDSIKPVQIKKALKILWIQPLGNEIPSTYKYTEQPVPSPESKAKGYNEEHHLNGKPQEVVELFKTFDKFCTELDPNVVQREALKHYIKYTHGNNIFCCVRIHKSGLRVWLKLNYSDLESPAEYVRDVSNIGHLGVGDVELTIDSLQRFQNAKSLIQKSFEENKSK from the coding sequence ATGGATTCTATAAAAATAAATGCCTTAATTAGATGTATCGAAGACCTTCGTATGAAACTGAATAAGTACCGAAAGATTGGCCTTAAAGAATATCCCACGCGAACGATATTTGTAGACCCATTACTTCAAGCTCTCGGGTGGGATATTAGAGATCCTGATGAAGTGGAACTTGAGTATCCCACTATTGATGGAAAGTCTGTTGACTACGCTGCTAAAATAAACCGTAAGCCTGTCTTATTTATTGAAGCGAAAGCGTTAAATGATTCACTTACAGATGTTAAAGCCATTACACAAGTTGTTGGTTACGCTGCTAATGGGGGTGTAGAATGGTGTATTCTTACCAATGGTATTAACTATAAGGTTTATCATAGTACTGAAAAGGCAGAGGCCCCGAATAAACTACTTTTTGAAATTTCTCTTGATCCAAAAGAAACCGAAGGCATGTCGATTCAGCAAGTTGCAGAACAATTTGCACGTTTCTCACGTAATTCAATGGCTAAAGGTCTGCTTGATGAAATTGGTGAACAAATCTTTACAACAGGAAAGATAAGAAAAGCTTTAGATAAGCTCTTTATGGATCCCCCAAACACACTAATTAAACTTATACGCTCAACACTAGAGGACGACTCTATTAAACCAGTTCAAATCAAGAAAGCCCTAAAGATACTTTGGATCCAACCATTGGGAAATGAAATACCTTCAACTTATAAATATACTGAACAGCCTGTTCCTTCACCAGAATCTAAAGCAAAAGGGTATAACGAAGAGCATCACTTAAATGGGAAACCGCAAGAAGTCGTAGAGTTATTTAAGACATTTGATAAATTTTGTACAGAACTTGATCCAAACGTAGTCCAAAGAGAAGCCCTTAAACACTATATAAAATATACACATGGTAATAACATTTTTTGTTGTGTTCGTATTCACAAAAGTGGACTTCGTGTTTGGTTGAAATTGAATTATTCGGATTTAGAGAGTCCAGCTGAATATGTTCGTGATGTTTCAAATATCGGACACTTGGGAGTCGGAGATGTTGAGTTAACAATCGATAGTCTTCAAAGATTTCAAAATGCCAAGAGCCTAATACAAAAATCTTTTGAAGAAAACAAATCAAAATGA
- a CDS encoding LytS/YhcK type 5TM receptor domain-containing protein — protein sequence MKFFNLFEPLFNNVIYVILIIAFISRLKGFKKMLIKDKFETKDKIFLGIFFGLFGILGTYLGTNVDGAIANTRNVGVIVGGVLGGPLVGLLSGSIASIHRFLIDIDGITTFPCAITTFFSGILAGLIYKYSPLNKRWLYGMLMGLTTESVSMLLILLYSKPFERALNIVKSIFLPMPIIVGGGIAVVLLILSDLYRQRDEMQAEQAHLALKIANKTLPYFREYSYDSLKKACEIIREEIKAAAVSITDNEKILAHVGLGSDHHIVGDYFSTEATKSAIENNEIKILYNKREIGCKRNDCPLKSAIIVPLTQAEEVVGALKIYFPQENLVTLRDIFLAKGLSQLISTQIEISKIEKLKIMAKKAELKVLQAQINPHFLFNVLNTIMFFTRTDPEKARKLILNFSSFLRYNLEIDRSFVSIKEEIQHVKSYFEIEKARYGDKISLDIFMEEDINFNIPPLIIQPLVENSIKHGIMEGKRKGKITINIGKTDYNEFFVEVSDDGKGIDDETIKKVYNNSFNHSVGLSNVHNRLKLTYGNGLTIKNTDKGTKISFKITERGEKIELYNS from the coding sequence ATGAAATTTTTTAATTTATTTGAGCCGCTTTTCAACAACGTTATTTATGTTATTTTAATAATAGCCTTCATAAGTAGATTGAAAGGCTTCAAAAAAATGCTTATAAAAGATAAGTTTGAAACAAAGGATAAAATATTTTTAGGGATTTTCTTTGGTTTATTTGGAATACTTGGCACTTATCTCGGGACGAATGTGGATGGAGCTATTGCAAACACAAGGAATGTTGGAGTTATCGTGGGTGGAGTACTTGGTGGACCTTTGGTTGGATTATTATCTGGTTCTATAGCTAGTATTCATAGGTTTTTAATAGATATAGATGGAATAACTACATTTCCATGCGCAATAACAACCTTTTTCAGTGGAATACTTGCGGGTTTAATATACAAATATTCTCCTTTAAATAAAAGATGGCTTTACGGGATGCTTATGGGTCTTACAACAGAATCCGTAAGTATGCTTTTAATACTGCTTTATTCGAAACCTTTTGAAAGGGCGCTAAATATCGTTAAAAGTATTTTTCTTCCTATGCCTATAATAGTTGGAGGTGGCATAGCTGTAGTTTTACTGATATTATCAGATCTGTACAGACAAAGGGATGAGATGCAAGCTGAACAAGCACATTTAGCATTAAAGATTGCAAACAAAACATTACCTTATTTTCGAGAATATTCTTATGATTCTCTAAAAAAAGCTTGTGAGATAATAAGAGAAGAAATTAAAGCTGCCGCTGTATCGATTACTGACAACGAAAAAATTTTGGCACACGTTGGCCTTGGTAGCGATCATCATATTGTCGGGGATTATTTTTCCACCGAAGCTACCAAAAGTGCTATTGAAAATAACGAAATAAAGATTTTATACAATAAAAGAGAAATCGGATGCAAGCGAAATGATTGCCCTTTAAAATCTGCAATTATAGTACCTTTAACTCAAGCAGAAGAGGTTGTTGGGGCATTAAAAATTTATTTCCCCCAAGAAAATTTAGTAACCTTAAGGGATATTTTTCTGGCCAAAGGTCTTTCACAATTAATATCTACCCAAATAGAAATTAGTAAAATAGAAAAACTAAAAATAATGGCAAAAAAAGCTGAGTTGAAAGTCTTACAGGCACAAATAAATCCTCATTTTCTTTTCAACGTTTTAAATACAATAATGTTCTTCACAAGAACAGACCCAGAGAAAGCAAGAAAATTAATACTTAACTTTTCTTCTTTTTTAAGATACAATTTAGAAATTGACAGAAGTTTCGTCAGTATAAAAGAAGAAATACAACATGTAAAATCATATTTTGAAATTGAAAAGGCAAGATATGGTGATAAGATTTCTTTAGACATTTTTATGGAAGAAGATATAAACTTTAATATTCCGCCCTTAATAATACAACCTCTGGTAGAAAATTCTATAAAACATGGAATCATGGAAGGAAAAAGGAAAGGTAAAATAACAATTAATATTGGTAAGACCGACTATAATGAATTTTTTGTTGAAGTATCAGATGATGGTAAGGGAATCGATGATGAAACAATAAAAAAAGTTTATAACAATTCTTTTAACCACAGTGTGGGACTTTCAAATGTTCATAATAGATTAAAGTTAACCTATGGAAATGGATTAACAATAAAAAATACTGACAAAGGTACGAAAATATCTTTTAAAATAACTGAAAGAGGAGAGAAAATTGAACTGTATAATAGTTGA
- a CDS encoding LytR/AlgR family response regulator transcription factor, with the protein MNCIIVEDEYPAREELKYFINKFSDISILEEFDNSLDALDFLKSNLTDVIFLDINMPGVNGISMAKITKKLRNSPKFVFITAYPEYAVDAFEIEAFDYILKPYSEERIISTLKKLERNSEDEERSNGKVALKDGGKIVLKNKNDIYFCKANGKDTLVYTKDQVYKTNIGISEYLKILNDSNFLRTHKSYIVNINKIKEIIPWFNNTYNIKFEDIKEEAYVSKNFIKNFKNKLSIK; encoded by the coding sequence TTGAACTGTATAATAGTTGAAGATGAATATCCCGCACGTGAAGAACTGAAATATTTTATAAACAAATTTAGTGATATTTCAATATTGGAAGAATTTGATAATTCTTTAGATGCTTTAGATTTTTTGAAATCAAATTTAACCGATGTCATTTTTTTGGATATAAATATGCCAGGTGTCAACGGCATATCGATGGCAAAAATAACAAAAAAATTAAGAAATTCGCCAAAGTTTGTTTTTATAACTGCATATCCAGAATACGCTGTGGATGCATTTGAAATAGAAGCTTTTGACTATATATTGAAACCATATTCCGAAGAACGGATAATATCCACCTTAAAAAAACTTGAAAGGAATTCTGAAGATGAAGAGCGTTCTAATGGTAAGGTTGCTTTAAAAGATGGTGGTAAGATCGTTTTGAAAAATAAAAATGATATTTATTTTTGTAAAGCAAACGGAAAGGATACTTTGGTATATACAAAAGATCAAGTTTATAAAACAAACATAGGAATATCAGAATATTTAAAAATTTTGAATGATTCTAACTTTTTAAGAACTCACAAATCCTATATTGTAAATATAAATAAAATCAAAGAGATAATTCCTTGGTTTAATAATACATATAACATTAAATTTGAAGATATAAAAGAAGAGGCGTATGTAAGCAAAAATTTTATTAAAAATTTTAAAAACAAATTAAGTATAAAATAA
- a CDS encoding carbon starvation CstA family protein, with product MITFFSGLALLLLGYLVYSKVVEKIFGISESRKTPAITMEDGVDYVPMKGWKIFLIQFLNIAGLGPIFGAISGALWGPMAYLWIVFGSIFAGGVHDFFSGMLSERLNGASASEIVGTYLGNFIKQVMRIFTVVLLILVGTVFVTGPADLLGNLTGWNVGIISLFILFYYFLSTILPIDKLIGRVYPIFGVALMIMAVGIALSLIFQGYELPEMSLQNMHPNSLNAFPMLFITISCGAISGFHATQSPLMARTITSEKQGRKIFYGAMIAEGVIAMIWAAAAMSFYGDYQALGNVLNTGGPALVVNEISNTLMGKIGGILAVLGVIAAPITSGDTAFRSARLTVADSFKWSQKKTVSRLSLAIPLLTLGFILTKIDFSIIWRYFSWSNQTLAMIVLWASASFLAMNKKFHWIATGPAVFMSAVTVAYIFQAPEGFQLNPLLSNIIGIIAALIFFSIFSFKIRKYKKEPATESAY from the coding sequence ATGATTACTTTTTTTAGTGGGTTAGCTCTTTTATTGTTAGGCTACTTAGTGTACTCAAAAGTTGTCGAAAAGATATTTGGAATTTCCGAAAGTCGGAAAACACCAGCTATAACAATGGAAGATGGAGTAGATTATGTACCTATGAAAGGATGGAAAATTTTCTTAATCCAGTTTTTGAATATAGCTGGATTGGGTCCAATATTTGGAGCTATTTCAGGAGCTTTATGGGGCCCAATGGCATATTTGTGGATAGTTTTTGGAAGCATTTTTGCAGGAGGAGTACACGATTTCTTTTCAGGAATGTTATCTGAACGACTTAACGGGGCAAGCGCCTCAGAAATAGTAGGTACATATTTAGGAAATTTTATAAAACAGGTAATGAGAATATTTACGGTAGTACTACTGATTTTAGTTGGAACGGTCTTTGTAACAGGTCCTGCAGATCTGTTAGGTAATTTAACAGGATGGAATGTGGGTATTATATCGCTCTTTATATTATTTTATTATTTTTTATCAACGATTTTACCAATCGACAAATTAATTGGTAGAGTATATCCAATTTTCGGTGTTGCCCTAATGATAATGGCTGTAGGCATTGCCTTGAGTTTGATTTTTCAAGGATATGAATTACCCGAAATGAGCTTACAAAATATGCATCCTAACTCACTAAATGCTTTCCCTATGCTTTTTATCACGATCAGTTGTGGAGCAATCTCAGGCTTCCACGCAACTCAATCTCCTTTAATGGCAAGAACAATTACTAGCGAAAAACAAGGAAGAAAAATCTTTTACGGCGCCATGATAGCCGAAGGTGTAATAGCTATGATATGGGCTGCTGCTGCAATGTCTTTTTATGGAGATTACCAAGCTCTAGGAAATGTTTTGAATACTGGTGGACCTGCCCTTGTAGTAAATGAAATTTCTAATACATTGATGGGAAAAATAGGTGGAATACTAGCAGTTTTAGGCGTGATAGCGGCTCCAATAACCTCAGGAGATACAGCATTTAGAAGTGCAAGACTTACAGTTGCAGATAGCTTCAAATGGAGTCAGAAAAAAACTGTAAGCAGATTATCCCTTGCTATTCCCTTACTCACTCTTGGATTTATCCTAACAAAAATAGATTTCTCTATAATTTGGAGATACTTCTCATGGTCCAACCAGACACTTGCTATGATCGTCTTATGGGCATCTGCATCTTTCCTTGCAATGAATAAAAAATTCCATTGGATTGCAACTGGACCTGCAGTGTTTATGTCAGCAGTTACAGTTGCTTACATATTCCAAGCACCGGAGGGGTTTCAATTGAATCCTTTATTATCAAATATTATAGGAATAATAGCTGCACTAATTTTCTTTTCAATTTTTAGCTTTAAAATCAGAAAATACAAAAAAGAGCCTGCAACCGAAAGTGCTTACTGA
- a CDS encoding uracil-DNA glycosylase: protein MTCKWYIVCPMKRYYDEGKLDKKWIENYCHGDYKSCVRYQMEETGKYHPDNMLPDGTIDKRLK, encoded by the coding sequence ATGACTTGTAAATGGTATATCGTTTGTCCAATGAAGAGATATTATGATGAGGGTAAATTAGATAAAAAGTGGATAGAAAATTATTGTCATGGTGACTACAAAAGTTGCGTACGCTATCAAATGGAAGAAACAGGTAAGTACCATCCGGACAATATGCTACCGGATGGAACAATTGATAAGCGTTTAAAATAA
- a CDS encoding metal ABC transporter permease, which yields MIDILSYPFMRYALIGAILSGFGSALLSNFIVLKKMEFIGNGAAHVAFGAIAFALYFGLNMNLLSIIVAIIFAITIHQLGKKERVQENSVIGMLLSLSMAIGIILLSFKKGYVPEIDSFLFGDVLMITQEDLILLGIFDLLILFIVIFLNKELKYYSFNQRLSKIFGVPTNIINLLFLTITSVTIVVSVKIIGIILITALLITPGVIAKLYAKSINQMLIISVIVGVFSSVLGIFLSYYLNVPSGPMIVLTMFLIFLIAYLLRKTVLKSFAQ from the coding sequence ATGATTGATATTCTAAGTTATCCTTTTATGAGATACGCCTTAATTGGTGCTATTCTCTCAGGTTTTGGTAGCGCGTTGCTATCAAATTTCATAGTCCTAAAAAAGATGGAGTTTATTGGAAACGGAGCTGCCCATGTGGCGTTTGGTGCTATAGCTTTTGCTCTTTACTTTGGATTGAATATGAACCTATTGTCTATAATAGTTGCCATTATATTTGCAATAACTATACACCAACTAGGTAAAAAAGAAAGAGTGCAAGAAAATAGTGTTATAGGGATGCTCTTATCTCTTTCTATGGCTATAGGTATAATTTTACTTTCATTCAAAAAAGGATACGTCCCCGAAATCGATAGTTTCCTATTTGGAGACGTATTAATGATAACTCAAGAAGACTTGATTTTATTGGGAATTTTTGACTTACTTATTCTTTTTATAGTTATTTTTTTAAATAAAGAACTTAAATATTATTCATTCAATCAAAGATTAAGTAAAATATTTGGGGTTCCCACAAACATAATAAACTTGTTGTTTTTAACAATTACATCCGTTACCATAGTTGTTTCCGTTAAAATAATAGGGATCATACTAATAACGGCTCTACTTATAACCCCTGGTGTTATAGCGAAGCTTTATGCAAAAAGTATAAACCAAATGTTGATAATATCCGTAATAGTCGGTGTTTTCTCATCTGTTTTGGGTATTTTTTTATCTTATTACTTAAACGTTCCATCAGGCCCAATGATAGTCCTGACAATGTTTCTAATATTTCTAATTGCATATCTTTTAAGAAAAACGGTTCTTAAGTCTTTTGCTCAGTAG
- a CDS encoding metal ABC transporter ATP-binding protein → MATDPLISVRDLNYSAENNNILINISFDIYRGDFVGIIGPNGAGKSTLIKTLIGEIKDYTGEIKINGKIGYVPQLEERERDFPIKVYEVALMGLYSEVGPFKRFKEEHYEKVRQTLRLLQIEHLYDRLVGKLSGGEYRRLMVARALVSDPDILMLDEPEANIDKEGQNILYGTLRDLKQNSDMSIIIISHDLNMIFKETNKIMCMNKTLHCHKSTADLDINDLRSLYSKDFELFIHINEKMKVVSNRDD, encoded by the coding sequence ATGGCTACTGATCCTTTAATATCCGTTAGAGATTTGAATTATTCAGCTGAAAACAACAATATACTGATCAATATATCTTTTGATATTTATAGAGGAGACTTTGTAGGGATAATTGGACCCAATGGAGCTGGAAAATCAACCTTAATAAAAACTCTAATTGGAGAAATCAAAGATTATACAGGAGAAATAAAGATAAATGGGAAAATAGGGTACGTTCCACAATTGGAAGAGAGGGAAAGGGATTTTCCCATCAAGGTATATGAAGTCGCCTTAATGGGTTTGTACAGTGAAGTCGGCCCCTTTAAAAGGTTTAAAGAAGAACATTATGAAAAAGTAAGACAAACCCTCAGACTTTTACAAATTGAGCATCTGTACGACAGACTAGTGGGGAAACTATCTGGAGGAGAGTACAGAAGGTTAATGGTGGCAAGGGCTTTGGTTTCCGATCCTGATATATTAATGCTGGACGAACCTGAAGCCAATATCGATAAAGAAGGGCAAAATATACTGTATGGAACTCTTAGAGATCTAAAGCAAAATAGCGATATGAGTATAATTATAATAAGTCACGATTTGAACATGATTTTCAAAGAAACGAACAAAATTATGTGCATGAACAAAACACTACACTGCCATAAAAGTACCGCTGATCTTGATATCAATGATTTGCGATCTTTGTACTCTAAAGACTTTGAACTATTTATTCACATCAATGAAAAGATGAAGGTGGTTAGTAATAGAGATGATTGA